The Deltaproteobacteria bacterium region GCAAGTGGTCGCGATGATGGGCGGCATGGGCCGGGTCTTCGACGGGGGCTACGCGCAGTATACGGTGGTGCCCGGATCGCAGGTGATCCCGATCCGCACCGACCTGCCGTGGGAAGTGGTCGGGGCACTCCCCGAGATGCTGCAGACGGCCTACGGGTCGTTGACCGTCGGTCTCGATCTGCAGCGCGGACAGAGCCTGCTCATCCGAGGCGGGACCTCCTCGGTTGGGCTCGCCGCCGCCGCGCTGGCCCGCGAGATGGGGGCGACGGTTCTCGCCACCACTCGCCGCCGCGAAAGGCTCGCTTCACTGGCGGAGCGCGGCATCGAGCACCCGATCCTCGACGGCGGTGAGATCGCGCCGCAGGTGCGCGCCCTATTTCCAAACGGCGTCGACGCCACTCTCGAGCTGGTCGGTACGCCCACGCTGAAGGACTCGCTACGAGCCACCCGGGTCCATGGCACGGTCTGCTCCACCGGGATGGTCTCGAACCAATGGATCGTGCCGGACTTCTACCCCATCGGCTACATCCCCAGCGGCGTGCGTCTCACCGGCTACGGCGGCGACGCCGGCGACCTGCCGCAGGGCGTCCTTCAGCGCTACCTCGACGCGGTCGCGGCCGGACGATTCTCGGTGCCGATCCATAAGATCTACGAGCTCGAGCAGATCCAGGAGGCGCACGCGACCATGGAGAACAACCAGGCGGTAGGCAAGCTCGTCGTCCGCGTCCGTCAACCCTCCTAAGGAGATTACGCACCGGGATCCCGGTCAGTGAGGCCGATGCGGGCATCGCTTGGTCAGGAGCGGTCGCCAGACATTGACGAAG contains the following coding sequences:
- a CDS encoding zinc-binding dehydrogenase, with translation MKAVQLDAPGPPAALHLRDLPIPQPSAGWVRIRVEAFGLNRSELHLRLGLAEGVTLPRVPGIECAGVVDAAPGTSFRPGQQVVAMMGGMGRVFDGGYAQYTVVPGSQVIPIRTDLPWEVVGALPEMLQTAYGSLTVGLDLQRGQSLLIRGGTSSVGLAAAALAREMGATVLATTRRRERLASLAERGIEHPILDGGEIAPQVRALFPNGVDATLELVGTPTLKDSLRATRVHGTVCSTGMVSNQWIVPDFYPIGYIPSGVRLTGYGGDAGDLPQGVLQRYLDAVAAGRFSVPIHKIYELEQIQEAHATMENNQAVGKLVVRVRQPS